The following DNA comes from Candidatus Neomarinimicrobiota bacterium.
AACACCAGGAAGCCTCTTTGGGGTTATCGTTCCATGGTCTATTCGTTGATTTTCCTCGGCTTTATGTCATTTGTTGTCTGGGCCCATCACATGTTTCTCACAGGAATGGGAACTACCATGGCTGCATTCTTTCAGACGACTACCATGATTATCTCCATCCCCTCTATCATTATTCTGTCGGCATTTTTCATTTCACTCTGGGGCGGTTCCATCAGGTTTAACACACCCATGTTGTTTGCCCTGGGGTTTCTGCCCATGTTTGGGATAGGCGGACTGACGGGTCTCCCTTTGGGATTAGCTTCAGCCGATATTCATCTTCATGATACATATTATGTTATTGGCCATTTCCATTATGTTGTAGCACCGGGAACCATCTTTGCTCTCTTTGCCGGAATTTATTACTGGTTCCCAAAGGTAACTGGAAAACGGATGAACGAAGGACTCGGCAAGATCCACTTCTATGGTTCTTTCATCTGTATGAATGGAGTTTTCAGTCCCATGTTCATCCAAGGTCTGGCTGGTGTCTCAAGACGATTGTATGATGGTGGAACCACTTATCTACATGCTCAACCTGTTCTCCAATGGAATGAATTCATGACCATGGCAGCATTGGGGCTAGGGTTATTCCAGTTTTTCTTTATTGCGAATCTGTTTATCAGTCTTGCTAAGGGTGAGAAAGTCTCCAGCAATGCATGGGACGCTACCACATTGGAATGGGCTGCTGCGCCATCTCCACCGCTGCCTCATGTCAACTTTGAGAAAGTACCGGATGTCTACCGTGGACCTTATGAGTACAACACGGATGGAGCTAACGGTCAAAATCGTGACTTTACTCCACAACATGAAGCTGTAAAGGGTTAGACTGATGCAGATTCCGTACACTGTCAAGGCTCGACCAGATACAGGACTTTACAACGCCAAGATCGGTATATGGCTTTTCCTGGCATCAGAAGTGATGCTATTTGGTGCATTGTTCTCATCATACATTCTTTTGCGGACTGGAGCCACTACTTGGTTTGTGGGATCGGAGGAACTCAGTGTTCCTATAGGTACTTTCAATACAATGGTACTTATTGTTTCAAGTGTAACTGTGGTGATGGCGTGGGCTTCCCTTAGAATGGACGACTTCAAGAAATATAGACTTTACATGGGTCTCACCATACTTCTTGGACTGACTTTTCTGGTTGTAAAGATTATGTTTGAGTATATGCCAAAAATTGAACATCATCATATACCAAGTACCCATAATTTTTATGCTACCTACTTTGTGTTGACGGGTCTTCATGCTCTCCACGTGGTTGGAGGCCTCATTGTTAACGCTTATTTCTGGGGCCCAGGTGCCAAAATGTGGGAGACAGCCCCGGAGCAGTTTACTAACCGCATTGAGATTGCTGGTCTTTACTGGCATTTTGTTGACATTGTATGGATTTTTCTTTTTCCTACAATCTATCTCTTATAAGGTGAGGTATGAACGCGACACAAGATATCAAGAACGAGATTAATAGTTACATAAAAGTGTTCGGTGCCTTGGCCGTTTTGACGGTAGTAACTGTAGCTGTGGCTTCGCTTAAGTTCAGTATTGGTTTGGCTGTACTTGTTGCCATGGTGATCGCCACGGTAAAAGGCTCGCTTGTAGCAAGTTTTTTTATGCATTTGGCTCACGAAAAAAAATTGATTTATCTATTGCTCTTTATCACGCTTGTTTTTTTGATGTCGCTATTGTTCATAACATTTGGAACAATAGGCGATCAAGTTGGAGTGAAAATTGTCCCTGAAAGCATTTCATCTGGCGTTCATTAGTCTTTCCACAGCACTGACTTTTGGGTTTGGAGTTTGGACCTTCATTGAAGGTAGTGGAAACTTTACTGTGTACGGGTTGCTCTCTTTCCTTTTCGGAGTGGCTTTAATAGTTTATGGAGTCAAATTTCTGAAAAAGTTTCGTGACGTAAGTTATTTATGAAAAAAATCTCTAGACTTGCATTTGTCTTTGCTTCAATTTTTTGTCTGATTCCTGGAATTGCATCAGCATGTTCGGTCTGTTTTGGTGCACCTGCAGACCACCCCATGACTGAAAGTCTTAATTTGGCAATCATTGCTCTCATAGGTGTTACGGGAACCGTTCTCGGTGGAATTTCCACCTTTTTTATCTTCTTGGCACGTCGTGGGAAAAAGTTTAGCGAGATCATGGAAATATATGATTCACATAATGGAAATGGGAGAGCACATTAATGCTTGATTTGCTCCGCAATCTTGGGTTGGCTGAAGGTTATTCAGCGCAGTCGCCAGCCGTGGATAGTGTCATTTCATGGAGTCACATTCTGATGTTAATTTTATTTGTCGGATGGGGATCTTTTTTCATCTATACATTAATCCGATTTCGACAGAAAAAGAATCCTGAAGCTGATCCAGTAGGTGTTACAAATCATTATTCCACGTATGCAGAAGTCGGTGTAGCAGTGTTTGAAATTGTCCTTCTCATTATTTTTTCTTTTCCGGTTTGGGCAAGCCGTGTAGAGGAAGTGCCTGACAGAGCTGAGGCAGAAGTCATTAGGGTTGTGGGACAGCAGTTCAAATGGAATATTCACTACCCAGGTGATGATGGTGTTTTTGGCCGAACGTCGGCTCATCTTATTGATGATCAGGCACTGAACTTTATCGGTTTTGATAAAAAAGATGAGGCAGGTCAGGATGACATTATCCCAACGCAGGGGCATCTTCACTTGCCTGTGAATAAAGATATCCTGATAGAGATTTCTACAAGAGATGTTATCCACAGCTTTTCTATCCCTGTCATGCGTGTGAAGCAGGATGCCATTCCAGGGATTCGAATCCCAACATGGTTTACCCCTATAAGAACAGGTTCATGGGAGATTGCCTGTGCCCAACTTTGCGGAAACAGCCATTATGAAATGAAAGGGTATGTTCACGTCCACACCCAGCAGGGATATGATGCATATATGAAAACATTGGCCGTCGTAAGGGATGTGGATGACTACGACTATACTTTTGAAGCGGAAAGCACACTAAGTAAAGCCATCAATGCTCTAAAGGAAGGTAACGCAGGGCAGGCTGAAGATCTGGCATTACAAGCATTGTCGCAGGCTGAAGAAGCCAAAGTAGAGAAGGAGGCAGCTGGGGACGACGAAGATGATGATTGGGGAGAAGAGTGGTAACTTTTACCTGACACACCCACCTCAATTTCAAGGTGGCTTCTACTTTTTCTTACATTAAAAACTCACAGACTTGGTTAAGGCGGTACTCTAAGTTCACCGCCTTTTCCACTTTAGGGCTCATCTTTGCAGGTGGTTTGGTTACAAGTACAGGTTCGGGACTCGCCGTACCAGATTGGCCCAATACTTATGGTGAATTCATTTTCACCTTTCCTTATTCAAAATGGGTGGGTGGAATATTCTACGAACACCTCCATAGACTACTCGCGTCTTTTGTCGGTTTTTTAACGCTTGTTCTTTCAATTTGGCTTTGGAGAACTGAGCCGCGGCCGTGGATGAAAAAGCTCGGTTTGTTTGCTCTTGGGGCGGTCATTGCACAGGGAATTCTGGGTGGACTTACAGTGTTATTTCTACTCCCCACGGCCATATCCATGACACACGGTATCCTAGCACAGACATTTTTCTGTATCACCATCTTTATCGCCTATTCTCTTTCAAAAGAGTGGAACTCCTCTCGTTCATCCTTGGCCAGAGTTGAAAATGAATCGTTTGTTTGGTGGAGCATAACTCTGACAGGGTTGATTTATGCTCAGCTGATTTTAGGTGCTCTCATGCGCCATACAGGTTCGGGGCTGGCAGTGCTTGATTTTCCTTTTGCAAACGGGAAAGTAATCCCAATACTTAGCGACCTACTGCTCTTAAACATAAACTATGCTCGTTTTGATCTGGGGCTGGAGCCCGTCACAATGGGTCAAATTATAGTTCATATGCTTCATCGGTTAGGGGCGGTTTTGGTATTGGTTACAGCTGCGGGACTGACAGTTCAGACAATAAGACATCAGCGCGGGGAAGATAAAATCTTTTTGCCTGTACTGTTCTTCGATCTTCTACTGCTGACTCAAATAGCGCTGGCTGCTTTTGTTATTTGGAGCATCAAGGCGCCCATCATTACCACCTTCCACGTCTGGACAGGTGCTCTGCTTCTTGGAACATCATTTTTCCTTACCCTCCGTTCTTTGCGGGTACTCATCCCCGAAGGAAGATTGCAATTGATTTTTCAACGTCAACCTTTAACAGTAGAAAAATCCAACGGGTTAAAGGGTTATCTCTTAAGTCTTTGGGAAATGATGAAACCGAGAATTGTTTCATTGGTTTTGGTGTCAACTGTAATTGGGTATTACCTCGGTGCCGTGGAATCGGGAAAGTCGATCTTGACTGAGCCGTGGATGTTAATTCATACTCTAATAGGGACAGCTTTTGTGGCGGGAGGCGCTGGTGTTCTCAATCATTATCTTGAGCGAGACCTGGACAGGCAGATGAAAAGGACAATGAAACGGCCCATACCTTCCGGCAGAGTTAAGCCCAATGCAGCAAGGAGGTTCGGGATTTACATATCTGTTATGGGAATTATCTATCTGTTTTCAGTCGTCAATATCCCTACGGCAGCTGTGGCCTTTCTCACACTTTTTCTCTATTTAATCATTTATACGCCACTGAAAATGAAGACCACTTGGAACACGTTAATAGGTGCCATTCCCGGCGCATTGCCAACTCTGGGTGGTTGGCTTGCTGCCAGTGGGAGTCTTGAAACTGGCGGATGGATTCTTTTCGGGATTCTTTTCCTTTGGCAGATACCCCATTTTTTTGCCATTGCCTGGTTATACAGACATGACTACGGGCGGGTCGGTTTTAAAATGCTTCCTTCGGTAGATCCTTCAATGAGAAAAACGTCCGCTTTTTCTGTTTTATTCTGCGTACTATTGATTCTTTGTACAACATTATTGCATTTGAATGGTAGTGCCGGCAAGGTTTTTATGTGGGGATCGCTATTGCTTGGCTTCACCTTTCTTGCGCTAGCCATAGATGCTTCCAGAGGGTGGACAGAGGTGAGAGCACGCCGCCTTCTGGCGGGATCCATCATCTATCTCCCGCTTTTACTCGTAATCATGGTAATTGACCAAAGTTTATTGTAATGGAAGATCCAATGTGCTTCTTTGGAGTTTAGGAGGAATGACATGTCTTTATTGAAAGATAAACGTTTCTGGCTTTTCGTCACTTTTGGTGTCATTATCCTTGTGGTGAGTCTGAGACGCCAAGACAGCAAAAAGAGTGAGTTGCCCATTCTTGGAAAGCTCATTGATTTCCAATTGACGGATCAAAATGGAGAGATTTTCAGTAAGGAAGATTTATTAGGGAAAGTTTGGGTGGCTGACTTCATCTTCACCACCTGTGCTGGGCCGTGCCCCGTTATGTCAGGCCAGTTCGCCGAGCTTCAGTCACGGTTTTCAAATGCACCAGATTTAAATCTTCTATCGATTTCTGTGAATCCAGATTATGATTCACCGGAGATCCTCCGTGAATACGGCGGCCGGTACGGAGCAAACTACAACAAGTGGCGTTTCCTCACAGGGGACAGAGAAGCAATACACGAACTTGCTGTTGACGGATTCAAAGTTGGTTCGGTTGAGGATCCCATCTTTCACAGCACCCGATTCATCCTTCTCGATGACAAAGCGAGGATCAGAGGTTATTACATCAGTTCAGAGCTTGAGGAGATGCAACAGTTATGGCGCGATGTTGAACTTCTGGCGGTAGTAACACCTTGACAACACTTCCCGTTCTCGGCGAGAAGTTTTGGCTCAGGATTATCTACATCTTTTCAGCCGTTCTCGCTTTTGCAGTCGCTTTCCTCATTCTCGGGCCGCGGCCGGATGGTATGGAAGCGGCCGTTGATGTTTCCGGGCTTCCTACAATCAATGCTATTTTGAATCTGACAACGACAGTTCTCCTGGTGGTAGCCTACGTTTTTATCCGGCAGAAAAAGATTTCTCTTCACAAAAATACGATGTTGACCGCTTTTGGCACTTCAGCTCTTTTCCTAGTGACTTATGTGATCTACCACTGGTTCAAGAGTGGCCCAGCCCATTATGCCGGAGAGTGGCATACGGTATATTTCTTTATCCTTTTTACGCACATCATTCTTGCGGCGGTTATCTTGCCTCTGGCCATGGTTACTCTGTATCGCGGCTGGACAATGAATGTCCGGAAGCACCGTAAGATTGCCAAAATAACCCTACCGATCTGGCTCTACGTTAGTGTTACAGGCGTTATAATCTATTCGATGCTCTACCTTTAGGTTGAGCTCTGGCTCACACGTTAAGAAATCTATTTCTTTCGCTATTTTGTGACAATTCTACTAGGTGGCTCGATTTGATTTCAGTAGGGAGTTGACTAATTTCCCTCTGCATGAAGACTCTTATCTTTACCACCGCACTTCTATTTTTCCCGCAGATTGCTCTTGCTGAAGATGTTTATCAACTGGTGCGAGTTTATTATACTGGACCTCAACAGTTGAGGACAATTGCTGAAACGGGCATTCCCATGGATCATATCCGACACAAGAGGGGTGTTTACGTAGAATTGACAGCCAGTGAGGTGGAAGTGGCCAGGCTGGAATCGCAAGGTTTTGAGGTAGAGGTGATGGAGCCAAATCTTCTTGAATTCTATCAGTCCCGTTTTGACCGAAGATTTCGGGCTTATGACGATTTCAAACTGGGATCCATGGGTGGGAATTACACCTTTGCGGAAATGGAGGCCGAACTCGACACACTTCATTTTCTCTATCCCAATCTTGTCTCCGAGAAGATGAGTATCGGAAAATCAGTAGAGGGCAGGGACATCTGGACCGTGAAAGTTTCTGATAACGTTGATCTTGATGAAAACAGCAACGAGGAGTTGGAATCGCGCATTCTTTACACGGGACTTACCCATGCCCGTGAACCATTAGGTATGATGAATCTTATCTATTTTATTCATCACCTTTGCAAAAACTACGGTATAGAAAAATTACCTACTGATATTCTCAATAACCGCGAGTTATGGTTCGTACCTTGCGTTAATCCTGATGGTTACGTCTATAACCAGACTATAGCACCAGAAGGGGGTGGAATGCACAGAAAAAACAGAAAGGATACTAACTGTGGAGAAGGGACAACCCGCGGAGTTGACCTGAATCGGAACTTCAGCTATAGGTGGGGCACCGACAACGAAGGATCGAGTCCCGATCCGTGCTCTCCATCATATCGGGGCAGTGAAGCCTTCTCTGAACCGGAATCGTCTGTTCTAAGAGATTTCATGGCATCCATGAGATTCAGGAATGTACTTCATTATCACTCGTACAGTAATCTGTTGATTCATCCGTACGGCGACGGCTCTTATCCTCCTGAACCGGACCTGTCAATGTTCAGGGCGTTTGGCAGAGAGATGACAATGTTCAATCAATACCATGTGGGTACAGGTATTGAGACAGTCGGCTATACTGTTAATGGCGACGCTGTGGACTACTCCTACGTGAAAGAACAGATGGTCGCTTTTACACCTGAGGTAGGTGACTGGGAAGATGGTTTTTGGCCGTCCAGCAATAGAATTGGCCCATTGTGCCAAGAAAATCTCTGGCCAAACAGCTATTTTGCAAAGATGGCAGGAACGGTTATGCAGGCCAACCTTATTGGAATAGATGGTGTCTATTTTCAGTCTGGTGAGACGACGTCAAGGAAAGTGTCCTTCCGAAATGCAGGTCTCAGAAAAAGTCTGGGCAATGTCACTGCTACTGTCAATCCTCTTGACAGCGCTGTGAGAATCGATGCCATATCCATTAATCTAGGTCTTGTTGAAAGGCGTCAATTTTTAGCTGATACGTCGACTGTGCCAATAAGTGTGACCGCCGACGTTCCACGCGGCTGTTCAAGTGGACTGGTTTTTCATTTTATTGATGACAACAGAGAAGTGCAGATTGATACTATAGGTTTTGTCATCGGAGCGCCTGACATCAGTTTTAATGAAGATGGTGAGTCGGATATGAATCAATGGCGTCAGTCGTCGTGGGGTTCCTCGAATGAGGCATACAGTGGCTCAGCATCCATCACGGACAGCCCCGATGGTAACTACAGTGCCAACAGTGTCAAGAGTCTGGTGATCGATTCACCCATCGATCTGACTAACGTCTCCAACAGCCGACTGGTTTTCTGGGCAAAATGGGACATTGAAGATGATTACGATGGTGTCTCCATTGAAGTGCAGGCAAATGGCGGTCCTTGGATTTCCTTACCGGGTAAATACACCAAGAAATCCTCAGGTTCAGGTAGTGGGCAGCCCAAAGGTAGTTTTGTTTATGACGGAAAGCAGATAGATTGGGTCAAAGAATCCATTGATCTTGATGCCATCGAAGGATTCGGTGAAGTTCTCATCCGTTTTGTCTTCAGATCTGACGAATACACGGAAGAGGACGGTTTCTATTTTGATGATCTTCAACTTTTGACCTATCCTGCTCTTGATGTGGCTTCAGGTGATCTAACGGGTGATTGCCTCATCGATGTTGCTGATTTGTTGAAATTGGTGGATCTGGTGATGTGGCCTAGTTCCGCATCAGATAATGAAAGGTCCAGAGCTGATATGAATCACGATTCACTCTTGAATGTTCTCGACATCGTCAAGCTAGTAGACAAAGTTCTGGGGTCATGACCGCTCCTGTTTGGGAATCATATTGTCTGGATGTAGATTTGAAAACAATGGATTACTATTATTGAGGAGTAGGTAATAATGAGTGAATTTCTTGATGAAGAATCTCAGCAAATGGATGAACAAGAGTTTAAAGTAGAAAAAGAATTGGGAGAAGGCATCTCAATCCATGATTCGATTAATACTCTTAGTCTCCGAAAAATGGTTTTGGCCAAGAGTGGAACTACGATTCAGTCTGTCATTGAACTATTTCAGTCAAAGAGGGTAACCTGCGTTCTGGTTGGTGACGAAAAACTCCAGGGTATTTTTACTGAGAGAGATGTCATTATGAAGCTGGCGGGTAAAGGGTTTGACTACAATAAGGAGATTGTTGACGATTATATGACACATTCTCCGGAAAGTTTGCGCGGACGTGACTCTATAGCCTTTGCCTTAAACAGGATGACAGAGGGTGGTTTCCGACATGTTCCAGTAATAGATGATGAAGGAAAACCTGTTGCTATTGTTAGTGTTTTAGATATTGTGCGCCATCTTGCTGAATTTTTCTCAGCGGATGTACTTAACCTTCCCCCAACACCACTGAGAGAGCAGAAAAGCGCGGAGGGCGGATAAACTTCCGTTAACTAAAATTGCGCCGTCTCGCGCCTATTCTTTCACTCACTCTTGTTTCACTTTATTTAGGATGCGCTGCTCATCCTACCATCGCAGACCATACATTGAAAAAAGGTGAGAAGTATTATGGTTATACGCTGTCGACGGAAAATATTTTCCCTGTAATGTTTTATCGTTTCGGCCTTTCAGATGTGAGTGATCTTGGTCTTCGCGTTGGTGTGCCCATCTATGGTTCAGGTATTGATTATTCGAGGACGCTGTTTGAAAAAGGTAAGAAACGAGATGTTCTTAATGTGGGTTGGAGTTTATCACCAAATTCGAGCTATGACTTCACCTATTTTAAATTCCGGGACGGAAAGAAAGAAGGAGACACAATCTACTGGGCTTTTCGGAGTATGATCATACCAGATGGTTCCTATGCTGAAAGTGGTCAGAGTACGCGTATAGGTTTTCTCATGGGCCTCTATCGGAAGAGTAGATTTGGAATAGAGGCTGGCTATTTTCACGATTTTGCTAGTATGCCTCTTTCAAAAATTTATGTGTCTTCGTGGGATGAATATATCAATAAGGATAAGAATAAGGCCAAGTATGGTAGATTTGATGTTCCCCACGTATCTCCTGGCGGTTGGCCGACGCAACATTCGCGTCTGGTAGGGTTCTCTTTGAGGGTCACTTTCCCTCTGGGTTATAAGGCACAGAAAGAAGCGGAAGAAAAAGAGCAATAGCAGACTTATCCCCGTCCGTCCCGGTTTTAGATTATAACTGGCTCAATGAACACTACATCTGAAAAACCGGCCCTCAGTCCACTCTTCCAAGACAACGACCTAAACGGGCTGAAAAATGAGATAGATAAAACTGTATCCAGCAAAACCGCTCTTAAACACTTTTTTTTGGATCTTTTTCAATTTTCCGCATCCAATCACCGCACTTATACGGCGCCGGATGATAATAGTGCACACCCCCTCAGAACATTCAATTCTCTCAAGAACTTGGCGGCTCTTAGACTGGAATCTCCTTCCAGACCCATCGTAGAGAAGTCAATAGAGATCTGCCACCAATTTGAGAGAAGTGGTGACAGGCCGGTGAAGCCTGAGTTGAAAGAAGAAGAGCTGCAACAGCCGCTCTTCACCCAGGATTTTCTATGGGCGTTGACTGAAGGTGAGACTGAAAAAGCGAGGCATGAGGCTGCCAAGATAGTGGTTGTTTCGGACAATCCTTCTGCTGTCATGGAAATGGTTATGGAAGTGACAGCCCATCATATGGACGAACTAGGCGCCTTTGTATATGGTGTCTACCGTTCGGCGGTTTTTTGCGGAGGGAAAAAACTGGAACCTTTTTTGGATTTAGTTCTGACAGAAGTGACGAAGCGGACTCGACCCATGGAAGTATCGGATTCACTTCAATACGACAGTTTGCACCCATTTTTGGATGATGTTTTGAGAAATGGCGATGACAGGATTGTCTCTCTTTTCTCCACGGCTTTACGGCTGTGGGACATGGACAGCGTCCGGCAAAGCGGCTACCGGAAAGGGCTAAAGGTGTGGGCTGACAGGAAGTTCAAGCCTAAATCTTTCACAGAAGATAATGGAGTCTCATGGAAAGGTTCACCCGCCGATTCTGTGGTCACAGCTATCGAAGGCAATAATCTATCTCAGTTGGCTCACACTCTTCTCCGGGTCCGTTCCACAGATGATTGGTCTTGGGCCACAGATCTGGCTGAAAAGTGGATCGAATCATTCGAGACCGAAGAATCAGATTTTCTGATGCTTGATTCACTTCAATCTTTTACCAGAGTTGTTCCTGAACAATTTATGCCTTTACTGGCGGTGAGACTTCTCAAAGTGAATGAAACAATCAGTGATAGATGAAACTAGGAAACTATAAAGTTACTTCTCTCGTAACTAGCCGTTTCGGCCTAGACGGCGGCTCAATGTTCGGAGTAATTCCTAAAAGCATGTGGGAAAAGGAGATCACCCCGGATGAAAAAAATAGGGTTCCGATGGTGACGCGATCTCTTTTTCTACAAGGAGAAGGGAAGACCATTCTGGTGGATACAGGCAATGGCGATAAGTGGGATTCAAAAATGAAGGACATCCTAGCCACGGATCCTTTCGCAGTGAACCTTCAAGCAGCTTTGAGCGAATTATCTGTAAAACCCGATGACATTACTGACATCATCTGTACTCATCTCCATTTTGATCACGCCGGCGGGAACACGCGGTTGGATGGCCAGGAGATTGTGCCCGCTTTCCCTAACGCCACCTACTGGCTCCAACGCTCGAACTGGGAGTGGGCCAACGCACCGACAGAAA
Coding sequences within:
- a CDS encoding MBL fold metallo-hydrolase, whose product is MKLGNYKVTSLVTSRFGLDGGSMFGVIPKSMWEKEITPDEKNRVPMVTRSLFLQGEGKTILVDTGNGDKWDSKMKDILATDPFAVNLQAALSELSVKPDDITDIICTHLHFDHAGGNTRLDGQEIVPAFPNATYWLQRSNWEWANAPTEKDQGSYRSENWEVLAANDMFTFLDGEEEFIAGIQIRMSHGHTPGQMHPLISDGNTTIFFGGDLFPTRLHFRIPCIMAFDNEPLRTLEEKKLFLNQAADEDWGIILAHDQSTESIRVNRDGEKHNIEQMTLGGREK
- a CDS encoding SCO family protein, producing MSLLKDKRFWLFVTFGVIILVVSLRRQDSKKSELPILGKLIDFQLTDQNGEIFSKEDLLGKVWVADFIFTTCAGPCPVMSGQFAELQSRFSNAPDLNLLSISVNPDYDSPEILREYGGRYGANYNKWRFLTGDREAIHELAVDGFKVGSVEDPIFHSTRFILLDDKARIRGYYISSELEEMQQLWRDVELLAVVTP
- a CDS encoding DUF420 domain-containing protein, which produces MTTLPVLGEKFWLRIIYIFSAVLAFAVAFLILGPRPDGMEAAVDVSGLPTINAILNLTTTVLLVVAYVFIRQKKISLHKNTMLTAFGTSALFLVTYVIYHWFKSGPAHYAGEWHTVYFFILFTHIILAAVILPLAMVTLYRGWTMNVRKHRKIAKITLPIWLYVSVTGVIIYSMLYL
- a CDS encoding CBS domain-containing protein, encoding MSEFLDEESQQMDEQEFKVEKELGEGISIHDSINTLSLRKMVLAKSGTTIQSVIELFQSKRVTCVLVGDEKLQGIFTERDVIMKLAGKGFDYNKEIVDDYMTHSPESLRGRDSIAFALNRMTEGGFRHVPVIDDEGKPVAIVSVLDIVRHLAEFFSADVLNLPPTPLREQKSAEGG
- a CDS encoding heme-copper oxidase subunit III, which produces MQIPYTVKARPDTGLYNAKIGIWLFLASEVMLFGALFSSYILLRTGATTWFVGSEELSVPIGTFNTMVLIVSSVTVVMAWASLRMDDFKKYRLYMGLTILLGLTFLVVKIMFEYMPKIEHHHIPSTHNFYATYFVLTGLHALHVVGGLIVNAYFWGPGAKMWETAPEQFTNRIEIAGLYWHFVDIVWIFLFPTIYLL
- a CDS encoding cytochrome C oxidase subunit I — protein: MFFLLFGFCLMLIMRWNLAYPSEVVPIVGKLLSEEGMLTPDGYNSFGAMHGTIMVFLGVVPLAVGGFGNYVLPLQIGAPDMAFPKINMASYWSFFVGGVLMLASFFMPQGTASSGWTMYAPLSIIAETGETIWLFGMIFLITSSLLGSVNFIATVIQLRTKGLTWMRLPFFVWTQFVTAFLLLLAFPPLEVAAVFQLMDRLAGTSFFLPSGLYVGTEVLNVAGGGSPLLWQHLFWFLAHPEVYVLVLPAMGIVAEVLANNTRKPLWGYRSMVYSLIFLGFMSFVVWAHHMFLTGMGTTMAAFFQTTTMIISIPSIIILSAFFISLWGGSIRFNTPMLFALGFLPMFGIGGLTGLPLGLASADIHLHDTYYVIGHFHYVVAPGTIFALFAGIYYWFPKVTGKRMNEGLGKIHFYGSFICMNGVFSPMFIQGLAGVSRRLYDGGTTYLHAQPVLQWNEFMTMAALGLGLFQFFFIANLFISLAKGEKVSSNAWDATTLEWAAAPSPPLPHVNFEKVPDVYRGPYEYNTDGANGQNRDFTPQHEAVKG
- the cyoE gene encoding protoheme IX farnesyltransferase codes for the protein MASTFSYIKNSQTWLRRYSKFTAFSTLGLIFAGGLVTSTGSGLAVPDWPNTYGEFIFTFPYSKWVGGIFYEHLHRLLASFVGFLTLVLSIWLWRTEPRPWMKKLGLFALGAVIAQGILGGLTVLFLLPTAISMTHGILAQTFFCITIFIAYSLSKEWNSSRSSLARVENESFVWWSITLTGLIYAQLILGALMRHTGSGLAVLDFPFANGKVIPILSDLLLLNINYARFDLGLEPVTMGQIIVHMLHRLGAVLVLVTAAGLTVQTIRHQRGEDKIFLPVLFFDLLLLTQIALAAFVIWSIKAPIITTFHVWTGALLLGTSFFLTLRSLRVLIPEGRLQLIFQRQPLTVEKSNGLKGYLLSLWEMMKPRIVSLVLVSTVIGYYLGAVESGKSILTEPWMLIHTLIGTAFVAGGAGVLNHYLERDLDRQMKRTMKRPIPSGRVKPNAARRFGIYISVMGIIYLFSVVNIPTAAVAFLTLFLYLIIYTPLKMKTTWNTLIGAIPGALPTLGGWLAASGSLETGGWILFGILFLWQIPHFFAIAWLYRHDYGRVGFKMLPSVDPSMRKTSAFSVLFCVLLILCTTLLHLNGSAGKVFMWGSLLLGFTFLALAIDASRGWTEVRARRLLAGSIIYLPLLLVIMVIDQSLL